A region of Gloeomargarita sp. SKYB120 DNA encodes the following proteins:
- a CDS encoding helix-turn-helix domain-containing protein, which yields MSKPYSTDLRQKAIEAVLGGATLVEVSQMFNVGYRTLQRWLKQWSETGDCLPKGA from the coding sequence ATGTCTAAGCCTTACAGCACAGACCTGCGTCAGAAAGCCATTGAAGCGGTCTTGGGGGGTGCAACGCTCGTCGAAGTGAGCCAGATGTTCAACGTCGGGTATCGCACGTTACAACGTTGGCTCAAACAATGGTCTGAAACCGGTGATTGTTTACCAAAAGGGGCATAG